The Panacibacter microcysteis genome includes a window with the following:
- a CDS encoding YciI family protein, translated as MKRLIILLTCLLYLANTNAQSTNPLYDSSLAKSLGADEYGMKMYVLVMLKTGPATIDNKATVDSLFGGHMQNIGRLAKENKLVVAGPLAKNNKNYRGIFILNVDTIEKAKALIDTDPAVHAGLLDADLFGWYGSAALPVYLKTHEKIEKQHP; from the coding sequence ATGAAACGGCTCATCATACTGCTTACATGCCTGTTATACCTGGCTAACACCAACGCACAATCAACAAACCCATTGTATGATTCTTCTCTGGCCAAATCTTTAGGCGCAGATGAGTATGGTATGAAAATGTATGTGCTGGTAATGCTGAAAACGGGGCCTGCTACAATCGACAATAAAGCAACGGTTGACAGCCTCTTTGGCGGGCACATGCAAAATATAGGCAGGCTTGCAAAAGAAAACAAACTGGTTGTTGCAGGGCCGCTGGCAAAGAATAACAAAAATTACCGCGGTATTTTTATACTCAATGTAGACACAATAGAAAAAGCAAAAGCGTTAATTGATACAGACCCTGCTGTACACGCAGGCCTGCTTGATGCGGATTTGTTTGGCTGGTATGGTTCGGCTGCATTACCTGTATACCTTAAAACGCATGAAAAAATTGAAAAGCAACATCCCTGA